TCCAGCTCTTAGCTTGACGCTAGGTTGACGTAAAGTTGGGGTGAGACAGCCTGTATTAACAGGGGGCGGTGGGTTCGTccactaatatttacagtttatggctCACACGTCTCTGCATTcgaaactatttttttttaaggtcacaATGCTGGTCAAATGCCTAAAGGCAGCCTACAATGAAATTTTCCATAAGCTGTACATTTGTTACGTGAGATGAATGTAAAAGGGAACATTGccgtgctttcacacttgcacaaaactcctgacgTTTGCAgaatgagctgcatgtgtgaaggcAAACAGACAACttcttcactctgactttatccagagtttctcctgccagcctcctaATATTTCTTTCCGCAGAAAGTCCAGGTAAGCTGATGAGAGAACGCAGCACGATATAAATCAGGGGAATATAGCTCAAGCGAGTTGGAGGGGTGGTGATCTTATTTCCCTGCGATCGGTGCACGGCCAAAGATTGTATGTACGCAACTGGTACGATCTCCGTGCATGGGATTTAACTGCTGCATTACAATTTTCTATTGACCAGGTTTGACCGAACtacagaacccccccccccatccaacAGGACTAGTCTCCCGCTGTGTGGCGCATGTGTGATTGACCAGATCAGGATGATTTCAGGGgaagtcctcctgaaattcttgagatattttcaggagtgcaaatGTGGAAACGGCTTTTATACAAATCTTTGAGGTGGCACTTGTGTTAGCTTGAATAAGGTTTAGCTGTGTATCGAagggggtaaaaaaaatgttttttttttttttgtttttttgtcgcCTAGACGTAATTTCTCTGTAGCATCTTCTCGGTACATCTAATTAATCTTTGCAAAACAAATCATATTTTAACTTAATAGAATGTGACCAATCCCATTCAGGTTTCACTGCCAGCACAGATTGACACCAGTTAACACTTAACAAAGTGAAGAAGACAGAAACCATACACACCTTGTTGAGACTCACGGTGAGAGTGGAACTAACAGAAATGCAAACTGAgtagaacagaaataaaacttaaagGAAAACAGTGCTGAGAGAAATGTAACTTCCACGTCTTTATCTGATATATTGTTTTGAAAACACATtgcagtgacttttttttaaatctgtaccaagtaaaaaataaattatttaaaatgcattcCTTGTTCAAGTCTGACCAACCCTCCCGCCCCTCTCGATTTTGTGCACGTAATCGCGCACCGCTCACTCCCTCAGTGGCGTAGGATCATGGGTACGACGGTGCGTTCAGTCTAATTCCCAATCATGAAAATGAAAGGGAGGCGGAAACGAAAAGTCGCTCCTCATGTCCAAATTCATCGAGATTCCTCTTGTTCCACTCGTTTATTCTGACATtacttccttttgttttcttttaagtgTCAACATCTGGTTCTCcgtagtacttttttttttttttgccgtccTTCTCTTGCATCCCTTCCTTATATCTCTCACATCTTGCGAATGACTAGAACAGTGGTGAGAACACCAGCCAAGAAAACTCCCACGGTCTGCCATGTGGGAGTGCCGAAGTAGGACCGAATCCCCTCCTAACATTTAAGAGAAGAAGACACAAATATGAATATGCTTCCTAAATGCAAATATAgtaaatgatgattttgatcCACTTATTAGCTTCTTACCCAGCCACCTTGCTCCCTGATCCAGTTGATCACATTTTCCTGGAGGTAGTCCAAGGTCCAGTTGATTATTGTTCTGATGATATCAGGAACTTGGGTCATGAGAGCCTGTTGTGGTGTAAATGAGAGATTATTCAGACAGGCCTAATTCCATCAAACAAACATACGCCactttgtgttgtctttattgGTCGGTTAGATACAACAGAGCTGCTTTTCTCACTTTGATGACAAGGCGACAGGCGAAGTAGAACAGGGCGACAACCCGGCCCCAGTTGAACCTCCCATCTGAAAAGATCTCTATGGCGACTTTCACAAACATGTCTTTTGTGGGACTGATTGATGAATTGTTTATCATCCTGGAGGAAATCACATTCAGCAATAAAGGAACAAGAATACAAATAGAAAACCCTTGTAATTCATAATTGCTCAAACTTTGGAATGTGACTGATCCGACAGACGAACAGGTGAGCTCACCTTTGGAGCTCTACATTCCCATCGAGCTCGTCGCCGATCTGCTGCAGGCACTGGGCGAGCTTCTTGTGGTTCGGGTCACACAGCTCACTTCCGCCCAGCTGCGCCCGGGTCACTGTAGCATTGCCGTCTCCATGCCGCCGGACCCGCTCATAGATGAAACTACACAGGGAGACACAGTCAGCAAAACAGACACAATTCAAACAGTATCCCAATTTATTAATTCCCATTCCAAACTATAAAGTTAATACTTACTCCTTTAACAAAACAGCTCCCACTTCCAGTATCTGATCTGTAGTACTGCCTGAAGGACAAAGGTCAGTGTCATGTCATTACAATGCTAATAAAACAACTGATTCAAAACGACTTATATAATACACAGAATAACTAGTCATAACTGAAAAATGTGTGGTGGTGTATACGAACATTTCCTGTCAATCATATCCGAgtgtaaaaaacaataaaaaataaactgtgttaGCCACACGTAATAAATTTACTTATCAACTTTCTTTACGTCAAAACGTTTCCCGTAAATCTACAGTCACTCCTCTGctttcgttgttgttgtttttaataagGTAGAAGAAGAAACTCACAGTGTACAAAAGGCAGCACACAGCCGAGGGTCTGTTGTAACAAGTGTTAAGTTTATTTACCGAACTCACTCAATGAAGAACTGATGttacataaaaatgtatgattttttttaatttattttttttaaaatgcgaAACAGTAGCATCCTGATACCTGTGATTCGGTTtcggtcaacacttttttttttttttttttttagctccctCGCTGATGAGAGTTGTGTGTCTATCCGGGGCCAGCGGATGAAGCTAACTTCAAAGgcacagggtttttttttttttttttttttttgctagctTGAGCTAACGCTTGAGCTAACAGTTAGCCTCCTTGCTAAAGTTCAGATGAGCTAATGACACTCCCAAGTAGGCAAACAACagcgaacaaaaaaaaaagaaaaaattgttTGTATTTCAGCGGATCTATGCCCATTACATCGTTGACAACAATGTCAGGTCAAATTTAATGTTCGATATTGATGATGCTAACTGTTACCTTGATCGCCTCCTCCCGGGTGTGATGCCATCTTGTTGCGTTGTGTTTAAGGTCTTTCGTATTTCCGTACACTCATGTGACAccgttttttatttgtttgtggcacagctgctgaggagagcGAGTGCAGGGCTCTCAAATGTGCTAACCTGCATAACACTTGACGTGACGTGACGTGACGTGTGATGTCATAGCGTGAAACTGGTACATTTTGATTCGGGAATGAGTTCGCCCCACAAAGGGGCGGGGCCAGGGCCGGCCTCGTTTTGGGCAAAGTACCCGGATTGTGTAGCTCGCgttaaaatcttaaaattcGCCGAGTTGCTGGCTGCGGCGATGTAGATCTGTTCCCCGCAGCACGCACGACATTAGACGGGAGCGCCTTGTGAAGACCACTTTGGTGGACTTCGGGACCACACTAATTAATTAACCGcaccatttatttaaaaataacgTTAacgaaacattaaaaaaaaaacaaaaaaacatgtggttGAATTGTATTAGCCTCGCCTTTCCGGTGACGTCATTTCCCGTCCCTCCTGCTCTTCCGTGCGTCGCGCGCATTCACAGGCCTCTTTACGACTCGGCTGGCAAAGATGGCGGATGCACAAGTATGTCCAAGAAAACGGCGTGGTGAATATAAATCGATATTTTAACGTTTTAGGGACTACCTTCATCAAACATTATTGGACGGTTGCCTTTACGTGATTGTTAGACACGATCATTAGTAATCTCTGACCACATTTAAGATGTAATAATTGGCATTTGTTGTTACCCCTCCTACACACCCGCGTGTAACGTTGAACTAGCTGGGATGCTAATTCGCATAGCCTAGCCTGCGACCACGTATTCTATATCTTACTCTATTATTTGTCCCTCGCTGTGGATGCTAAACAAGTGGTCTCACACCAGGCAAAACTAATTAAACAATACAACCTGAATCCATTAATGCTCTTATATTGTCGTCCTTGACTAGAGGAAGTAATCCTAAGGAGGCCGCGCGGTTTACCCAGTGCTGGTAATGTAATGGTTTTTGTTATAGTGTGTGaactcgtcttttttttttgttgcagaccGAGCGGGCTTACCAGAAACAGCCCACCATCTTCCAGAACAAGAAACGTGTTCTGGTCGCTGATGGTGGCAAGGAGGTCAAGGAAAAGCTCCCCCGCTACCACAAGAGTGTCGGGCTGGGCTTCAAAACCCCAAGAGAGGTGACTTATTTTAGACATCTACACATTACTCCAACTACATTAAACACCTCTAATTGATTCAGTTAAGTAGCTGCAAGTGATGTCTTTCTCACGATGGTCTTCCAAGCCTTCAGGGTTCTGACGAAAATGCCTTCTTTGGCGTTACTGATGCAGTCCAGAGTTACTAATGTTATATACTTAAAGAACATGCGATACAGAGTGTAATGATGTACtcccttctcccccccccccccccccccccctcaaacaGGCTATTGACGGCACTTACATTGACAAGAAATGCCCCTTCACTGGAAACGTCTCCATCCGTGGCCGTATCCTCTCTGGTCAGTTTTAAAGTTTGAAGTTGTTGGCACTTACTTGGGATGCTGCAACATCGTTTGTATCATATTCTGGTGTGAAAGTTAAAGATCAAGCACAGCgttttttgatgttgtttgaTGCAGTTATCTAACATCAAACTGAGAAATCAAATGTGTGAACTGATGGCTGAAATGAATGTTTGGCCAGCTACTGGTGAAGCAACCCAGTTTTTTAACATGCTGAACTGCTGTTCTTGTCACTATCCTGCAAATGATGTTTTCTCACGATGGTCTTCCAAGCCCCATGGGTTCTGACGATACTGCCTAAAGGCAACACTGATGTAGTAAAG
This Labrus bergylta chromosome 16, fLabBer1.1, whole genome shotgun sequence DNA region includes the following protein-coding sequences:
- the LOC109997857 gene encoding apoptosis regulator BAX, which encodes MASHPGGGDQGSTTDQILEVGAVLLKDFIYERVRRHGDGNATVTRAQLGGSELCDPNHKKLAQCLQQIGDELDGNVELQRMINNSSISPTKDMFVKVAIEIFSDGRFNWGRVVALFYFACRLVIKALMTQVPDIIRTIINWTLDYLQENVINWIREQGGWEGIRSYFGTPTWQTVGVFLAGVLTTVLVIRKM